Part of the Maridesulfovibrio sp. genome, TAAGCAGGGAGTCATCTGATACGGAGCATTTACCTGTAGAGGCAAAGCGATGGTATATTCCGTAGAATCCGTATGCCACAGCGATGATAACCGCGGTAACTGTCAGCGCGTCAAGGAATGCTGACAGGAAAGCGCCTGCAAAGCAGAACAGCAGTGAAAGGATGATCTTGGATTTAATTTTTGTCAGGATCTTTGTGAAAACATACTGGAGCATGTCTTTCATAAAGTAGATACCTGCAACCATGAACATTAGCAGCAAAATGACCGGGAAGTTGTGCAGGGTTTCCTTGTACACTGTATCCGGTGAAGTCATACCGAGCGCCACGGCCTCGATTGCGAGCAAACCACCTGCGGGCAGGGGGTAGCATTTGAGGGCCATAGCAAGGGTGAAGATAAATTCACCGATCAACACCCATCCGGTGATAAACGGTCCGGCAACGGCCAGAAGGATTGGGTTGAGTACGAGAAAACCGATAATGGTCAGTTTGTACCAGTCGGGAGAATTACCTAGTAGGTTCTTCTGCAACGCCTGTGATATTGTTTTGGGCACGGGTTACTCCTTTTGCCTTTTGTGTGGAACCTAGTGAGCTGTGTTTTCTAATTTAGCATAGATCAAATCCATCTGCATGAATTTGGTCTGGTTTTCCGAAAAAAAATACTTCGGAGATGCTACCTTACAAATCACTGGGAACCAGCGGGTCGATTGTCAGTTCCGGATAGAGTCCCTGCAATTCTCCTTCAGGATAAGGCTGAAGGATATTGAAGGAGATGTCTTGAGTCTGCTGGGAATGGCCCGCGGTTTCTTCGGTACCATCCCAGAATGCACCGTTTGCTTCGAGAATATGTTCGATACGGTGCCGGAATCCATCAACAAATTTTGCTCCGATACCTTCAAAGGTCATGTTTCCGAGACGGAACTGGCCTTTGAGTGCAGCGAAGTCAGATAGAGGAATCGAGTGCATTTCGAGATCTTCTTGCTTGCTGATATAGCCCCAAACAAGAGAATTGTCAGGTATTTTCAAGGACTCTGATGCGTCGATTATAGTGTGAGGCATGATAATCGATCCAGCTCCGATTGTTACCTTGGCATTCTCTTTTCCATTGAGGAAAGAATTGAAACCTACGAATACCTGCTGTCCAAGGTGGCAGTGGATAACCTTACCGCCGTGAGCGGTAACGTCATTTCCTTCATAGGTGGAATTGATGATATAGCAGTTTTCCTGCGCATTGGCGCCGGGGCCGAGGGTAGAGTTCTCAATGTATGATCTCTGGGCCACGAGAACATTTTTTTCAACCTTGCAGTCACCTTTAAGGACGGCATAGGGGCTCACCGATGCTCCCTTGGGCACGTTGACTGCGAGTTCGGGCTTAACCGAAGAGTAGATGGGAACAAAGTCTTCTTTGCGGTCATCAAAGAAGTCCATGAGAATTCCTTTGGGCCTGTTGTTCTCCATGCGGATGTACTTGGAGAGTACTTCTTCGGGGTACTGGTAGTTGAACTCAAATGCGCCGTCCCTCTTGACCCATACACGACCAGCTTTAATGCGCTTGTGGGAAAGTTCTCCGGCCTGAACGTATGAGTATGCTCCAACTGCACAGTCGTGGCAGATGGAAAGGTCAACTGAGGAGAAAGGCTCTAGGAAACAGCCTTCCACGGAAGTTCCGTGAATATTTGCGTAGTGCAGAGACACTGTGTTTGAAATTTTGAAACATTCAAGGTTTTCAGGGTCGTGGGAGTTGTTGTGCACGAGGGTTTTCATCAGAAAACTGTCGCGGATCTTAATGACTTCGTCGTCGCGGAGCTTGATTTTCTGCCCGTTGACTTCTACCTCGCAGCCTTTTCTCTTGAGTTCATCTCCACGGATATCACTTTTATAGAGGATAGAGTGGTTTACTTTACACTTGCCGAGGAAGTACGTCCCGCCA contains:
- a CDS encoding transferase produces the protein MKQLDKLIDHIVNRVNVNLREPLVDVGPYIKGLIPEDSFALYYAFYSLTYNHPLMFNFRHSSIGGTYFLGKCKVNHSILYKSDIRGDELKRKGCEVEVNGQKIKLRDDEVIKIRDSFLMKTLVHNNSHDPENLECFKISNTVSLHYANIHGTSVEGCFLEPFSSVDLSICHDCAVGAYSYVQAGELSHKRIKAGRVWVKRDGAFEFNYQYPEEVLSKYIRMENNRPKGILMDFFDDRKEDFVPIYSSVKPELAVNVPKGASVSPYAVLKGDCKVEKNVLVAQRSYIENSTLGPGANAQENCYIINSTYEGNDVTAHGGKVIHCHLGQQVFVGFNSFLNGKENAKVTIGAGSIIMPHTIIDASESLKIPDNSLVWGYISKQEDLEMHSIPLSDFAALKGQFRLGNMTFEGIGAKFVDGFRHRIEHILEANGAFWDGTEETAGHSQQTQDISFNILQPYPEGELQGLYPELTIDPLVPSDL